In Onychostoma macrolepis isolate SWU-2019 chromosome 14, ASM1243209v1, whole genome shotgun sequence, a single window of DNA contains:
- the LOC131553509 gene encoding uncharacterized protein LOC131553509: MVRRLCHTEEERVLIPELSPVRAPVPELSQRRLPCLSSGLKARRLTNACPPTCSRLLLRCRLAAPLLAFSPPSMRCELRGTAILHVAVAGVSLDSTSSLYQAPSVNWLRRAPSSLRLHLGLSSTILRIGTPLLRLRLVPPAPSGSPSLWLLLSPLSLRLHRGHLDPHLRLSHRRHLLRLGPPDPPWLIGSPSPQDTYIHTGASQ, translated from the coding sequence aTGGTGCGGCGTCTGTGCCACACCGAAGAGGAGAGGGTTCTCATTCCAGAGTTAAGCCCAGTGAGGGCTCCCGTTCCAGAGTTAAGCCAGAGAAGGCTCCCGTGCCTGAGTTCAGGCCTGAAAGCCCGGAGGCTCACAAATGCCTGCCCTCCCACCTGCTCCCGCCTCCTCCTccgctgtcgtctggcagcccctctgcttgCCTTTAGCCCACCATCTATGCGGTGCGAGCTCCGcgggactgccatcctccacgtTGCCGTGGCTGGAGTATCCCTTGACTCCACCTCCAGCCTCTATCAGGCACCATCTGTCAACTGGCTCcgccgggctccctcgtccctccggctccaccttggtctgTCATCGACCATACTGCGCatcgggactccactcctccggcTGCGCCTCGTCCCTCCAGCTCCATCAGGCTCTCCATCCCTTTGGCTCCTCCTCAGTCCTCTGTCGCTCCGGCTCCACCGCGGCCATCTGGATCCCCATCTCCGCCTCAGTCACCGGCGCCATCTGCTCCGCCTTGGTCCCCCAGATCCTCCCTGGCTCATCGGCTCTCCATCTCCTCaagatacatacatacatacaggtgcatctcaataa
- the LOC131553508 gene encoding LOW QUALITY PROTEIN: uncharacterized protein LOC131553508 (The sequence of the model RefSeq protein was modified relative to this genomic sequence to represent the inferred CDS: substituted 3 bases at 3 genomic stop codons): MAKVDVTSAFKVMHFDWHLFGIRWRKKLYFSVRFTFGCRSSPKIFDKLSEAICWILSNNYTVPYLVHLLDDFLIISPPDSIPATHLLTTQKVFAEFGIPLAQDKTSGPSTSIEFLGINLDSQKFQASLPKEKIDRTILVASTLLTNPSCSKLIXFXFXRELLSALGHLNFAMRIIPQGRPFISHLLALASSTHGLEDRISITDSCHNELGLWISFLRQWNGLSIFYSDLISSPVDIQLFTDAATSVGFGGFYQNRWFASMWPPQFLQLPQMLASSALFELYPIVVAVFLWGKEWSIISVIIHCDNEATVDCINKGCSHSLALMPLLRRLIWISACDQFIITAKHIPGSKNQIDDSLSRFAFQKFRQLAPEAEPLPTPVPPYSELMFP; this comes from the exons ATGGCCAAAGTCGATGTTACCTCTGCCTTTAAGGTGATGCACTTTGATTGGCACTTGTTCGGCATCCGCTGGCGTAAAAAACTCTACTTTTCCGTCCGCTTCACGTTCGGCTGCAGAAGCAGCCCTAAAATTTTTGACAAGTTGTCAGAAGCAATCTGCTGGATCCTCTCCAACAATTACACCGTACCCTACCTAGTCCATCTCTTAGACGATTTTTTAATCATCTCGCCCCCCGACTCCATCCCAGCCACGCACCTTTTGACAACGCAAAAAGTCTTCGCAGAGTTTGGGATTCCCCTCGCTCAAGACAAAACCTCTGGCCCAAGCACTTCCATCGAATTTTTAGGTATCAACCTAGATTCACAAAAATTCCAAGCTTCTCTACCCAAAGAGAAAATCGACAGAACGATTCTGGTAGCTTCCACTCTCTTAACCAACCCAAGCTGCTCCAAAC tgatttgattttgattttgacgTGAGCTGCTATCCGCTCTCGGCCATTTAAATTTTGCAATGCGCATCATTCCACAAGGCCGCCCTTTTATATCCCACCTCCTCGCACTCGCGTCCTCCACTCACGGTCTAGAGGACCGAATATCCATAACCGACTCGTGCCATAATGAGCTCGGTTTGTGGATATCCTTCCTTAGACAGTGGAACGGTTTATCTATCTTTTACAGCGACTTGATTTCTTCTCCAGTTGACATCCAATTATTCACCGACGCCGCCACCTCCGTTGGTTTTGGAGGATTTTACCAGAACCGCTGGTTCGCTTCTATGTGGCCCCCCCAGTTCCTACAGTTACCTCAGATGCTAGCATCCTCAGCGCTTTTCGAGCTATATCCCATAGTCGTGGCAGTCTTTCTGTGGGGGAAAGAGTGGTCCATCATCAGCGTCATTATTCACTGCGACAATGAGGCTACCGTGGACTGCATTAACAAAGGCTGCTCTCATTCACTCGCCCTAATGCCTCTGCTAAGACGCCTAATTTGGATCTCGGCTTGTGACCAGTTCATCATAACTGCAAAACACATTCCCGGGTCCAAAAACCAAATAGATGACTCTCTTTCTCGTTTTGCCTTTCAGAAATTCAGGCAGTTGGCACCAGAGGCGGAACCACTCCCAACCCCAGTACCTCCCTATTCAGAGCTGATGTTCCCCTAA